The sequence GTCATACCGGATCTGTGACAGCACTTGCGGTGACACCGGACGGACAACGGGTAGTTTCAGCTTCAGGCGATCGCACGCTTAAAGTTTGGGATTTACAACAAGGAACGGCGCTCCACACCCTCAAAGGCCATGCCAACTTTGTCAAAGATGTCGCCCTCACCCCAGACGGGAAAACAGCTATATCTGCCTCATCTGACGATACTGTTAAAGCCTGGGACATCGAGCGGGGGATTGAATTAAAAACCTTTACAGGTCATAAAGGTTGGGTGAACGCAGTAAGCACGGGCAGCAAGGGACAAAAGGCAATCTCTGCATCATCTGACGGCACAATCAAAGTGTGGGACATCGCTACAGGAACCGAATTACAGACCCTTAAAGGGAATAGCGGTTGGGTGAGGAGCGCGATCGCACTGCCAGACGGTATTCGGGCAATTTCTGCTGATGGCGGTTTATTACCCAAAGTCTGGAACCTAGATTCTGGGCAAGAAATACCCATGAAACAAGCCCAAAGCTTACTTGGGGGAAGCGCGATCGCTTTTAGAATATTCGCCGTTTTAACAGCCCTGTTTGCCCTGTTCGTTGCCACGCTTGTTTTAGCTGTAGGCGTTGCTCTCTTCGGCGTTGCAGGCAGCATCCTCTCAGCGTTAGCACTTGGAATTGCTGGCGGCTGGATCTTCAGCTTTGCAGTTCTTTGGGCCGATCAAGTCCAAGTTAGCCCCTGGTTGAGGGATACCTTCGGTGCTGTGACGTTTGACGTACAGACGATAGTTATCGTGTTTGGTATAGCCGTCGGCGCGATTGTTGGCGTAGCCTTCAGTCTTGCCAGCAGACAAGCCATCGGCGTACTGGCAAGTATTGTCTTCATCGGCATTATTGGCGTAGCCGTTGGCGTAGTAGCGTCTGGCTTCGTAAACACAGGAGAAGCCATCGGGAGAGTGCGCTTGGCTTCTGGCACGAGGCTGGGCTACAGAGTCGGCGTCCTCTTCAACATTCCAGTCGCCATAGGCGCTTTGCGTGCCCTATTCTACCCGCTTGAACTCGGCCTTGCCCTGACGAGTCGCAAAAAAGGACATCCTATAGAATGGGACGAGTTAATTGTCTTACCGCTTCCAGGTACGAGCAAGTACATTGAGCGACGCTTGCAGCGAGATGAACGCGAGGGGCTGCGCTTGGTGGCAGATGTAGCTCGCAACCCGTTTCAACGCGCTGCCGCCCAACGGGCTTTAAAGGCATATTTGCACAAATCCCCCCGACCGCTACAAGTTTTTTATAACTTATTAAGCTGTCCAGAATTTAATAGTTACGTCGTACCGCCGATAAGCAAGCAAGATAGCCAAGGATTCCCCACAATGAAGCACTTATTACTTGGGGAATTGGCGAATAAGTGTGTAGTGTGGGGCAGTTGGGAAAACTTACTAGCAGAGCGGTTAATTTGGAGTTTGACAAATTTTGGACGCGATCGCCGTAAAACTCCGCTAACTAGATTTGCCCGTCTGCTCTACCACTTGGTAGACGAAAAAACAATCGCAGCTGAGAATTTCGATCTGTTCGCGTATCGTCCAATTTATACGAGTTTAACCGACTACCCAGACGGTGTAGAAATTGCTGAATCTTTTGATGCGATGACTACGTTTTTAGTGGGTGTTGAGTTAGGAGCTATCGGTGATGATTTAGCAGCTAAAAGTAAGGAGCTAGCAGTTAAGAGTGAAGAATTAAAAGACGATAATGAGTCGGTTAACAGCGAACAGTTAAAAATTAAGAGCGAAGAATTAAAAGAGGAGAGCGAGGAGTTAAGAGTTAAGAGTGAGTTGATGAAGCACGAGGAATTAAGGGTTAAAGGTGAGGAGTTTAAAGACTCTTCTACTTATAACTCGTCTTCAATTCAGCAGGCTTTAAGGCCATCCGTTCTGACTGCAATCGATCGGCTGGAAAAAATCGCCATACTTGTTTCCACATATCAAGCAGATACCAGTCTAGTTGAGGGGCTTGCTGCACTAGCTAAAGCTAGCGGCGAACTAGACAACATAGACCAGTATGTTAGGGATAACGTAGTGGCTCCAGAACAGGATATTTTACGACGAATCATCAAACAGTGGGAGAGAGCGATCGCTAAAATTTCTGGTGAATTAGCCAGAAAACTTCCTCAGCTTTAGCGTTTTATTATCCAAATCTCTCAACTGTAAATATTACCCAACAGCAAGGCAAATTTTCCAATTGATAAATTTGCCTTGTTGGATAAAACAGGAAGTAAAACTATCAACTCAAAATTTTTGTTTCCTCATTTCTCACTCAGCACTTTTAAAAGTGCATTGTAAGCAGGTTTAGGGCGATAAGACTCATCCAAAATTAGCGGCTTGTCGGGACGGCCAGTAAAACTAACAGCCCAATTATATTTATCAGTAAAGCCCCAAATCACAAAAGCCTTACAGTTTGGAGCTGATACGCATACTTGGAAATTTTCGCCGTAAAGTCGCCCCTGTTCGGCAAATTTTTTTTCTAGGCTTCCTTTGACTTTTGAGTTTTGGATTAACACGTCCATTTCTGTAATATCTACATCTAACCCTAGTGCTGCAAGACGCTTTAAATTATCGGCAAATTCTTGCGGATCTGGGGATGCAGTTAAACCAACGTGCATTTGTAAACCCACACCATTTATAGGTACGCCACGTTCCAGCATACCTTTTACAAAATTATAGAGGGCGTCTGCTTTTTGCCCGCGCCTTTCAGCACCGTAGTCGTTATAAAATAGACGTGCTTGCGGGTCTGCTTCGTGCGCCCACCGGAAAGCCAAATCGATGTATTCAGGCCCAATAACTCGTTGCCAAATGGAATCCTTAATATAGCCATTAGCATCAATCGCCTCATTAAGAACGTCCCAGGCTATTATTGAACCGCGATAATGGCCTACTACTGTATAAATGTGATCGCGCAGGATGTCCATCAGTTCATCCCGTGTAAAATTGCCTTCACTCAGCCAACGGGGTACTGATAAATGCCACAAAAGCGTGTGACCGCGCACCTGCATATCATTCGCTTTGGCAAAAGCGACCATAGCATCTGCATCCTTAAAATCATAAGTGTCGCGTTCTGGATGCAGCAATGCAAATTTCATTTGATTCTCTGGTACTAGCAGGTTAAATTCATGTGCCAGTACCGAGTTATAAAGAGGCTCTTTTCTGAATGGCTTGACATCTACTGCCGTACCGATAGATATTCCCCGGTTTTGGGCGAGAGTCCGCAGAGATGATAAACCTAATTCTGTTGGTGTCATCTGTCTAGTGGTTGCCTCAGAAATACCACAAGCTGACACCAACATCGCAAGAATTAAAGCTACGAAAAAGCGTTTCATTAGTAATCGAATAGTTATGAGTTATGAGTTATGAGTTATTAATTCAAAACTCAAAATTCATAACTCATAACTCTCTAATGTAGGCGATCGCAGTTTTTAGCCTAGTCCTGCCGCTTGGCGAGCCGCAGCTGCCTCGTCAGGGTGGATGCCTAACCGCGTAAGATTAATTCGGCCTTTGTTGTCAATTTCGCGCACTTTGACAATCACCTCATCGCCGACAGCTACAACATCCTCTACTCGACCAACTCGATAATCGGCCAGTTGAGATATGTGGATCATCCCTTCTTTTCCAGGAAGCACTTCCACAAAAGCACCAATGGGGATAATTCTTGTCACGCGACCAGCGTAGACATCCCCCTCGTTTAGCTTCTTGGTCATCGACTGGATAATGGAGATCGCTCGCTTCGCCTTTTCGCCATCTATGGCTGAAACTGTAACAGTTCCATCGTCTTCGATGTCAATCTTGGCACCCGTTTCTTCGGTAATACTCTTGATTGTCTTGCCACCAGGGCCAATCACCAAGCCAATTAACTCAGGATCGATCTTCAGGGTCAGCAGGCGGGGCGCATAGGGCGACATCTGTGGCCTTGGCTTGTCAATGCAGGATAGCATTTTATCCAGGATGTGCAGCCGCGCCGCTTTTGCTTGAACGATCGCCTGGGAAACTACTTCCATCGACAACCCAGAGATCTTCATGTCCATCTGCAAAGCGGTGATACCACTATCTGTACCCGCCACTTTGAAGTCCATGTCTCCCAAGAAGTCTTCTATTCCCTGGATATCTGTTAAAATCCGCACTTCCTCGCCTTCTTTGATCAGCCCCATTGCTGCACCGCTGACTGGCTTGATAATCGGGACTC is a genomic window of Microcoleus sp. FACHB-831 containing:
- a CDS encoding endo-1,4-beta-xylanase — translated: MKRFFVALILAMLVSACGISEATTRQMTPTELGLSSLRTLAQNRGISIGTAVDVKPFRKEPLYNSVLAHEFNLLVPENQMKFALLHPERDTYDFKDADAMVAFAKANDMQVRGHTLLWHLSVPRWLSEGNFTRDELMDILRDHIYTVVGHYRGSIIAWDVLNEAIDANGYIKDSIWQRVIGPEYIDLAFRWAHEADPQARLFYNDYGAERRGQKADALYNFVKGMLERGVPINGVGLQMHVGLTASPDPQEFADNLKRLAALGLDVDITEMDVLIQNSKVKGSLEKKFAEQGRLYGENFQVCVSAPNCKAFVIWGFTDKYNWAVSFTGRPDKPLILDESYRPKPAYNALLKVLSEK